A region from the Andrena cerasifolii isolate SP2316 chromosome 9, iyAndCera1_principal, whole genome shotgun sequence genome encodes:
- the Vps20 gene encoding vacuolar protein sorting 20, which yields MGIFFAKKKPPSRVTNQDKAILQLKQTRDKIKQYQRRIEQNLEKERLLAKKLIQNGRKDRALLLLRKKKFQEQVLSNTDGQLERLQLMVHDIEFAQVELKVVDGLKVGNAALKKLHSLLSIDEIEKVMDETKEGLEKQREIDEILLGELTVEDEGEVEEELDALLAAEVEERLPEVPVVPEDVTVSEELEDVTLPEVPEELPRKRKERTKEKTQEAVALEA from the exons ATGGGTATTTTCTTCGCGAAGAAAAAGCCACCGAGTCGTGTCACCAATCAGGACAAAGCCATTCTG CAATTAAAACAAACCAGAGATAAGATCAAGCAGTATCAGCGGAGGATCGAGCAAAATCTCGAAAAGGAACGGCTGCTCGCCAAGAAACTTATTCAAAATGGGCGAAAAGA CCGAGCTTTACTACTGTTACGGAAGAAGAAGTTCCAGGAGCAAGTGCTATCCAACACTGATGGCCAGCTGGAGAGGCTTCAGCTGATGGTGCATGATATAGAATTCGCACAGGTGGAATTGAAAGTTGTCGACGGCTTAAAGGTGGGCAATGCTGCGTTAAAGAAATTACACAGCTTGCTCTCCATTGACGAGATCGAGAAAGTTATGGATGAGACCAAAGAAGGCCTCGAGAAACAGAGGGAAATTGACGAGATATTGCTGGGAGAGCTCACGGTAGAAGATGAGGGTGAAGTTGAGGAAGAATTAGATGCCCTTTTGGCGGCGGAAGTTGAAGAGAGACTACCGGAGGTGCCGGTAGTACCAGAAGACGTGACTGTATCAGAAGAATTGGAAGATGTAACGTTGCCAGAAGTACCAGAAGAATTACCTCGGAAGAGAAAAG AACGTACAAAGGAGAAAACACAAGAGGCAGTTGCCCTGGAAGCATGA